The genomic segment CAAAAAAAAACCAGCCGTTTATTCCAGCTGGTCCTCTACGTATAATTCCTCTATCATTTCCTCTGTCATATTCATCTTCCCAAATTCCTGACAAACTTTTTGAAATCCAAGTAGCAAGGAATCATTTTCTGTGAAAACTTCGTTCAGATCCATTCCTACCATGCCGAGCGCGTCACTGAGCTCCTCCCAGCCTTCGCGATCGATATCTTCTCCTAGTAGAAATTCAGCTAATGCGGCAATAATTACGACATACAATACGGCTTTTTTGGAATCTCTCATTCTTATCCCCTCGATTCTATTTCGTCTGAGATAGAATAGACAGTTTCGAATGAGTTTTCTCCAATTAAAAAGAAAAAGCCCGCTGTAAACGGGCTTACTTTACATCTGAGATGATTTTTTGAATCAAACTTTCATCTATCAAATGGCTGGCTACTGTCAATGCCTTTGCCATTCGCTCCTTATCTCCATCAAAAACCTCGTGAATGATGTGACGCACACTTTCTTCATTCAGCGTGTAGTTCTTGGCCATGGCCATAATCCCAACAACGGCTTCATGATCTTCGAGCGTCTTCGCAGAGACTTTTTCCTTGGTCTGTTGGATGATGATTTGTATCATTTCACTTCGCAATGTTATGACCTCCTGGCTTAATTACGACTGAATATGTATTTCAAGGGAGACATCTTCCTCATCTGTCTAACCTATGAACGTAGAAGGAGAACATTTTGTTCCAAAAACTCTCAGCAAAAGGGGGTGAATCATTCGTGATTGTCGACCTCTATCATCATCTCTATGAACTACTTTCTACGGATAGTCGGGTGCTCGCATTACTCGGCATTGCTCCAGAAGACAAGGACTCTCTATCCAAGCAGATTATCAAGCAAAGAAAGCTCGCTCAGCTATCTGATGTTGCGAAGCCTCTCCTTTCCTTCTACGCAACTTCCGGAAAGCGCGACACCGACAATCCCTTCCTTCTCACCAGCTTCTTCCGATTTGATGTGATCACGCCTGGCGATATCAGGCTGGCGCATCAAATTGCTAACCATCTTTTCTATCTCTTAGACGGCAAAAGCTTATCGATGAATGGAATAGAAGGATTGGACACGTATGTTGTCTCTCAGCAGGAATCCGATACGGGCCATTCCTCTGCGTACTGTTTCACACTGATCACGAAGTTTACTTTGCAAGTTTGTTAGACATTTCAAAACCCCGTCTATCCTATGACAAGCTGATCGCGGTTCCCTTTCCACACGATTCAGCTACAGCACCCAAATCCCCTATCTAGAAGGAGTGACTTTCATTGTCTAAAAAAATGATTATCAAAGGTGTCGGTCAATTTCTTGCCAAACGCGCTTCCAAAGATGGAAATGGCGTCGAAGTCATCACGCTTGGTAATATGCAGGACCTGAAAATTGACATGAATGTTGAAATGGAGGATATCTTTGGCGGCGATGGTCTCTTCGCCATCGACACTCTCGTCAAATCGAAAAGCATTGAGATTACCGCAACGGATGCCAAATTTGATCTGGCCGCACTTGAGCTCATGATGGGCTCCAAGCTGCAAGAGCAAAAGAGCGACTATGTATACGTGCTGGGTGAGCAGAAAGCAGTCACTGCTGGCAGCCTGGACCGCACAGCATCCACTGGCGACGCTGGTGTTTGTGAAGTAGAGTTTGGCGGCAAGCTCTTCAACGGCGGCGGATTTGCTGTTCGTCTGAAAAATAGCAATCGCCTGTTGAAACAAGTGAAATTGAGCACGTCTGCTGCACCACAAGCTGATGAGTTCATGGTAGATACTTTCAAGGATGGCGGCGAAGATAAAGCTCGTCTCATCTTCTCTCCTGCCCTGCTCAATGAAGATGTGGTATTCAACTATCAGCGAATCGAAACCGTAGACGTGGTCGACATTTTGATGGATGAGGTGCCATTCCCGGTTCATGTCGTCCATCACGGCTCTTTCCTGCAAAAAGACGGAACTTATGCAGGCATTGAAACAGAGCTATTCTCCTGCATGGCAAAAGGCAGCTTCTCGATTGATGCGGCACGCTCCACAGCCAGCACTTCCGCTATTTCCTTGTCCGTTATTGATCCAGAGCGAGCAGATGGCAAGCTAGGCAGTGTGAAACGCTTCGTATCGACCAAAAAAGTGTAACTCTTTCGAGGTTAAGCAGGCTGAGTGGAGAGCTCCGTGCTCTTCGCTCTTGCCTTGCTTTTTTTCAAAGGGAATAACTTACAACGAATCATAGCGAACGACAACTCATTTTAGCAAGTAGATATATTTAACAAATACAATCTGGCATTGTTCAAGGAGGGATTCTTCCATGCTAAACCACCAAAAAGCTCTGGAAAAAAAACACGCTGAGATGATGAACCAGGAAGCTGTAGAGCGTATCAAAAAACAGGAGGAGGCTGATCTGGTAGAAGCTATTTTCTTTGAAGATGATAGTGAAATCATGCTGCGTGACGGCAAAACCTACCGGATTCCGCCTGTGACCTTAAAGGACGCCCGTATCCTGATGAAAAAACTAGGAACCGTCCATATCGACGCGATTATCCTTAATTTTCTCCCCTACGAAAACAAGGAAGAAGATTTATTCGATATCCTGCTTCTGGGCTTTCGCAACTACCCTACGGTTACTCGTGAGTACTTGGATGAACATTGTGATTTGGAGACGGCCAAAAAGCTTATTAACATTCTCATTGGCCTAAACGGCTTAAAAAAGTAGAGAGTGGCGAGGGTGACAGTTCCTCCATTCGTGATAGGGAATCTGGTGAGCCACTTGATTGGGGCGATCTATTTTTTCATCTCCATAAGGACTGTGGTTTGAAGAAATGGGATATTTGGGAGTACACCCTTCCCCAAGTAGCAGAATTAATGAAGAGAGTGAACAAATACATTCAATTTGAGGTAGAGACACGCATGGGATTTCCTTTCTTGAGAAGAAAGGGGACGAATTCTGTAGACAGCTCCCCCCATGCATCTAGCTCGCAAGACTATCAGGAAATATCCGAAGACGATATTGCCGTACTTGGCAAAGTGTTAGGTGGTCTATAACCCGTTTCTGTCTATTCTAAGACCAGAACGGGATTTTTCTTTTGAGGAAGGTGATATTCATGGAAACCCAACGTTTGACCGATGCCCTCCGCTCTATAACGAGTGCTGTAGAACAGTCGGCATCCCCATTTCGTGCCCAGCAAGCTACACCATTTTTTCAAGCACTGCATCAACAATTGTATGAATTACGCGCGATGATACGCGACATTGAGTCAAAGCCGCTCAGCTTTTCTCGTAAGTACGTCTCTCAGCCTGTTTCCCATGCTGCTCCTGCTTCCCTGTTGTCCGTAAGTACAGGAGCCATTGCCCCGTTCCGCTTTGCGACTTTACCAAATGCCCCCGTTAAAAGAACAGAAAAGTCCTACAGCAGAAGAAGCACCCTCCATCCACAAGCATGGGAAGAGGCTGCCGTAGATGTGTTGCGAAACATGATGAGCAGCGGCCTTCACACGCTTATCACCTCGATGGATATTGAAAATTGGGAGTCGGCGAAATCTTTGAACCGCCTGTTAAAAAAGGCAGAGCGTAATTTTTTGTTCAAAGATACAAACATGATGGATTTGGCGCAAGCACGCGTTTCAGGACGATCGACGGATCAAAAACAAGTGGAAGAAGAAGCACTTGGTTTGCGCGAATACTTGCGAACAGGAGTCAAACAAGACCTGCGGGATATCGCGCTAACACATGCCGTCAGCCTTGAAGAAGTAACCAGAGCCTACTATACGTCTTCTCGCCAATCAAATGACCCGCATGTAACTGTAGCGGATATTCGGGAGAAAGCAGCTTTGTTACCAGATGACCCGCTTGCTCCCCAAACCCAGATGCAAACCATCTGGCAGGCAGCGTCCCTTGAAGCATTCGATATTTTTAAAAATCAGCCCGGTAGCTTTCCCTCGCTTTTGGTCCACCTGCTTCAGCGCATGAGAGAAAGTCAGAGCCAATTATCGCTCGCTGTACGTCTGTTGAAAAATGCTGCCGATCAATACGGCGGAAAAGCTGCCTACGTCAAAGCCCGGCGCAATCTTCATGAAGGAAGTGAGCAGCGAAGACAAGAGCGTGTTACCGCACTGCTTGGTCAATCCTCTTCTCCCTTTACACAAGAAGCGATGGAGATCCAGTCCTGGCAATTGCAAAATCTGTCTTCCTATCAAGCTACCCGCACTCGGTTGGTTCGCAACAGGCTGGAACAGAAAAGAGTACAAGAGCTGTATCCGTACAATGATCGATTGTTAAAGGCATTGATTGCGGAAGAGAAAAAGCTTCTTGAACAGTTGCATTTGCTCAGACGAAAGATGCGCGATGTAGAGCGTCAGGCACATTTGCTCACCAGCCGAATCCTTTTGGTCCAGCGCGCATTCGGCAGTTTGCAGAACACGATTACCTCCTTAATTCCTTCCGTCTCTTCGCTGGATGAGAGGCTGCGTGCCCTCTCTGATACATCTGTCACGACCGACCAGCAAATCAAGGACATGACAAGCGATTTAAAACAGCAGGAGGAACAACTCCAGAAAACACGGGAAGCCTTGAAGGAATTGACAGAAGCACTGTCCACGGCTGTACCCAAACCTCCGACTGCCACAGCGGGTCCTCAGGCCGCTCCCTCAGCTGCAGCCGCAAGCAGTTCATCCTCTACCACTAGCAGACTCGCCCCTTTTGCTGCTCTCCTTTTTGAAGAGTTCTCGGGTGATTTTAAGACGAAGATACGGGAAAAGTTCTTCAAAGGCAAAAAGAAGGGGGATGAGAAAGAATCTGAACCTGAATCCAAACCTGAACCTGAATCCGATTCAAAATCTAAACCTAAACCTAAGTTTAAATATAAATTGAAAACTGCCGAAAAGGCGAGCGGTCCGGATGAGTCAGACTCCACTCCGAAAGCTCCATCCAAAGCTGGCAAAGCTGCTTCAACGTCTGTCGATGATGCAGCCAAGAGTGTACCTCTATGGCGAAAAGGATTAAAAAACATCGCGAAATTAGGTAAAGGTCTACCTGGCATAGGGATTGGTATTACAGCACTCACTTTATTGGACAGTTTTAACAAAGATTGGTTGCAGCCTATGTTTATGTCCGATACCCAGAGACAAAGCAGAGTCTTAGAAAATCAAAAAGGTCTAGTGGCCGACATCACTAATTTTGATAAAATGCCTCCGGGTTTAAAGCATTTATTTTTTGCCGGTACTGCTGTTTCTGGTATTACAGATGGTCTGATCAACTTCATGGGTGGCACTGCTCCTTCATGGAGCGATTACTATAACGCTTTTAAAGCGGCTTATAAGCATGATGGCCCTGAACTCAAACAGCAGTTGGAAAATACCTTTCAGCTTGGAGACAAGGAAGCTCAACTCACTCTTGAAAATGTCAAATCCGACATTAAAAAGAAAAACGAAAAAGAAAAGCACTCTAAACTTATTGATGTCGATGGAGATGGATACAAGCTGGACGATACTCCACTACCTTCATGGGATGAAGTCAAGACACTTGAACATGGCAAAGAAGTGGTTGGGTATCGCCTGGAAAAACTCGCTTTAGCGGAAGGCAAGTTAAAAGCCAAATTAGAGCAAACGCAGGCAACTCTTCTAGACCAAGGTAAATCCGAAGATTCTCCAGAAATGCTGAAAGCTTATGCTGACTACTACAGTGGTATTAATAAGGAACGGAGTGAACACTTAGCCTATTTTGAAGCGGTATTAGCGAAAATCCCTAAAGGTACAGATGCCTCTGGAGTAGTAGAATCAGTAATCGCTGATATAAATGCTTCTATCGCCCAAAACAACCTCGATAAAACCAACCATACCTCCGGCACAAAAATTGATTCCGTGAAGGACAAGCTGAGCTCTGAGCTGGAAAGTAAAGAGCTTCAATACTCGATTGACAGGAACAAAGCAATCTTAGCAGGGCACAGCGCAAATTCTGAAGTAGTAAAGAAGCTAGATGAAGAATATTTACGCAGTATCAATGAGCTTTTTGATACGACGAGTTCTGAAATGGATCGCCTTTTGTCCGGGAACCAAATGAATGAGACATTCAAGAAAGACATCGAGAACCTTAAAAAAAGCCTCGAAAAAGCCAAGTACGACAATCTCGTATCTCTGCATATGTCCAAGAAGCCCACCAAAGGAACCTTCAACATGCCCGACGGCTTGCAGCCGCTTACCTATTGGGGCATGCAAACCGCAAATGCAACACACAGCACCTACGACCTTACCTATGGCGGCGACAGCAATGTGAACATTACCATTGCCAATATGAGCGGAACGGAAGCTGACCTCCAACGCCTCGGCTCAACCGTCAGCGAAGCCGTTCGCAATACACAAGCAAGCCTTTCTACCGAATTGAGCCAACAAGTCCGCTCTGGAATCGCTACGAGCTACACGAGATTGTAAGGAGGTACAACGATGACCCAACAATACGCCTTTGGCACTGCCAATCAGCGCTATAAAAAAAAGCTGTTCGTCGATACAGGCTTTGAATTCATGGAAATAAACGCCCGACTCATCGAGCCCTATTCTCCGCCAAGTCCCCAGCCTTCTTTACGCGAAATCAAAATCATCAACGCTCCCTCGCACATCCACCACTCCGGCTTTAGCAGCTACCAGTGTTCATTGACCTTACTTTTTCCAGACAAAGAATCGTATAACGATTACTTGAGCTACGCAGGCTGGACCCACAAGTTTTACGATGAAAAGGGAAGCATTTTCCTTGGAAGCGCAGAATCCATCACCCCCCATGTGCTTGAGGCAGGACGGCGCTACAGCGTCACCGTCGATCTGATCCTCATCAAAAAAGACTCGATCGAACGCGAATCACGTTTCCAGTTTCAAGATATTGAAGGGCATTGGGCACAGAAAAATATCGAAGAAATGGCCGATCTTGGGCTGATCACGGTCATTACCCGAGATGGGAAGCCCGTCATTTACTTCCGCCCCAATGATTTTGTGACACGCGCCGAATTTATTGCCTTTTTGAATCGGACAAGGCGACTGGTAGAACGGATGATTCGGGAATAGCTGGGGCTGTTACGGGTTTCTGTCTACTCTATATAGGAGGTGATGAAAATGATCAGCTGGGCTGATGTGAATGAAAAAGACTGGTTTTTTAATGAAGTAATGGAGGCCAGCAATTATTTGATGGCTGACGGAGAACCGTTCATTCAAGGAATTGCTTATGGCTCCTTTGAAAGCAATGCTCCTTACTTGTATGAGGAACAAAAGGGCTCCACCGGACAAAAAGTATTTACGCTCACAGCCAAATTGACACCGAGTGCAGATAACCCCGTCAATGTCTATATTGACGGCACGCAAACCCTTTTCAAAGAAATTCGGCCGAATCAAACAGACCCGAACAAAACGGACGTCGAGCTGTATTACGCACCATCTGCCAACTCAGTTGTTGCCTTTTCCAGCTTCGGCAAGCCTGCCTTGGACCGTTTTGGCAAACCGATTCCCCCCAACTCCTCTTCCTTTGCTTACCCGAACAAACGCCTCGATAACGGAGACACGTATTTCTACAATCCGTTCAGTCGCCAATTCAACGAGTATTTGTACGCATATGGACGCTCCTTCAAGCGGATTGATGTGCCAGAAGAGGAATGGAAATCGACACCTGCCCAAGACCTCGCCAAAAAATATATCGGACTCAAGCAAGACGTCTACATGGTTAGTCCTGCTCCCGGAGCCACGATTTATCTTCCCTACAATCTAAACGGCGTACAGTTGCGCTTCATCTACAACAGCTACGAAAACGGCGCTCTGTTTATGCGAG from the Brevibacillus brevis genome contains:
- a CDS encoding AAA family ATPase, which encodes METQRLTDALRSITSAVEQSASPFRAQQATPFFQALHQQLYELRAMIRDIESKPLSFSRKYVSQPVSHAAPASLLSVSTGAIAPFRFATLPNAPVKRTEKSYSRRSTLHPQAWEEAAVDVLRNMMSSGLHTLITSMDIENWESAKSLNRLLKKAERNFLFKDTNMMDLAQARVSGRSTDQKQVEEEALGLREYLRTGVKQDLRDIALTHAVSLEEVTRAYYTSSRQSNDPHVTVADIREKAALLPDDPLAPQTQMQTIWQAASLEAFDIFKNQPGSFPSLLVHLLQRMRESQSQLSLAVRLLKNAADQYGGKAAYVKARRNLHEGSEQRRQERVTALLGQSSSPFTQEAMEIQSWQLQNLSSYQATRTRLVRNRLEQKRVQELYPYNDRLLKALIAEEKKLLEQLHLLRRKMRDVERQAHLLTSRILLVQRAFGSLQNTITSLIPSVSSLDERLRALSDTSVTTDQQIKDMTSDLKQQEEQLQKTREALKELTEALSTAVPKPPTATAGPQAAPSAAAASSSSSTTSRLAPFAALLFEEFSGDFKTKIREKFFKGKKKGDEKESEPESKPEPESDSKSKPKPKFKYKLKTAEKASGPDESDSTPKAPSKAGKAASTSVDDAAKSVPLWRKGLKNIAKLGKGLPGIGIGITALTLLDSFNKDWLQPMFMSDTQRQSRVLENQKGLVADITNFDKMPPGLKHLFFAGTAVSGITDGLINFMGGTAPSWSDYYNAFKAAYKHDGPELKQQLENTFQLGDKEAQLTLENVKSDIKKKNEKEKHSKLIDVDGDGYKLDDTPLPSWDEVKTLEHGKEVVGYRLEKLALAEGKLKAKLEQTQATLLDQGKSEDSPEMLKAYADYYSGINKERSEHLAYFEAVLAKIPKGTDASGVVESVIADINASIAQNNLDKTNHTSGTKIDSVKDKLSSELESKELQYSIDRNKAILAGHSANSEVVKKLDEEYLRSINELFDTTSSEMDRLLSGNQMNETFKKDIENLKKSLEKAKYDNLVSLHMSKKPTKGTFNMPDGLQPLTYWGMQTANATHSTYDLTYGGDSNVNITIANMSGTEADLQRLGSTVSEAVRNTQASLSTELSQQVRSGIATSYTRL
- a CDS encoding S-layer homology domain-containing protein, with translation MTQQYAFGTANQRYKKKLFVDTGFEFMEINARLIEPYSPPSPQPSLREIKIINAPSHIHHSGFSSYQCSLTLLFPDKESYNDYLSYAGWTHKFYDEKGSIFLGSAESITPHVLEAGRRYSVTVDLILIKKDSIERESRFQFQDIEGHWAQKNIEEMADLGLITVITRDGKPVIYFRPNDFVTRAEFIAFLNRTRRLVERMIRE